Proteins encoded in a region of the Suricata suricatta isolate VVHF042 chromosome 10, meerkat_22Aug2017_6uvM2_HiC, whole genome shotgun sequence genome:
- the PHC1 gene encoding polyhomeotic-like protein 1 isoform X4, with protein MGLESERGLWEPWTSIMETESEQNSTSTNGSSSSGGSSRPQIAQMSLYERQAVQALQALQRQPNAAQYFHQFMLQQQLSNAQLHSLAAVQQATIAASRQASSPNSSSAPQQTTTTQASINLATTSAAQLISRSQSVSSPSATTLTQSVLLGNTTSPPLNQSQAQMYLRPQLGNLLQVNRTLGRNVPLASQLILMPNGAVAAVQQEVPSAPSPGVHADADQVQNLAVRNQQASAQGPQMQGSAQKAIPPGASPVSSLSQASSQALAVAQASSGASGQSLNLSQAGGGSGSSIPGSMGPGGGGQAPGGLAQAVTVSQGSQTEAESAAAKKAEADGAGQQNVGMNLTRTATPAPSQTLISSATYTQIQPHSLIQQQQQIHLQQKQVVIQQQIAIHHQQQFQHRQSQLLHTATHLQLAQQQQQQQPPPPPPPPATTLTAPQPPQVPPTQQVPPSQSQQQAQTLVVQPMLQSSSLSLPPDPTPKPPIPIQSKLPVAPLKPPQLGAAKMSATQQPPPHIPVQVVGTRQPGSAQAQALGLAQLAAAVPTSRGVPGTGQPGQAHLASSPPSSQAPGALQECPPALASGMTLAPVQGTAHVVKGGAAATSPAVAPVPAAFYMQSVHLPSKPQTLAVKRKAESEEERDDVSTLGSMLPAKASPVAESPKAMEEKSSLGEKAEPVTGVNANTPSSDLVALAPAPSAPPPTLAMVSRQMGDSKPPQAIVKPQILTHIIEGFVIQEGAEPFPVGCSQLLKESEKPLQTSLPTGLNENQPGGPLGGDSPSVELDEKANLLKCEYCGKYAPAEQFRGSKRFCSMTCAKRYNVSCSHQFRLKRKKMKEFQEANYARVRRRGPRRSSSDIARAKIQGKRHRGQEDSSRGSDNSSYDEALSPTSPGPLSVRTGHGERDLGNPNTAPPTPELHGINPVFLSSNPSRWSVEEVYEFIASLQGCQEIAEEFRSQEIDGQALLLLKEEHLMSAMNIKLGPALKICAKINVLKET; from the exons ATGG GTCTTGAGTCAGAGCGTGGGCTTTGGGAACCCTGGACCAGTATCATGGAGACGGAGAGCGAGCAGAACTCCACCTCCACCAATGGGAGCTCCAGCTCTGGGGGTAGCTCTCGGCCCCAGATAGCCCAGATGTCGCTGTATGAACGGCAAGCAGTGCAG GCTCTGCAGGCCCTGCAGCGGCAGCCCAATGCTGCTCAGTACTTCCACCAGTTCATGCTGCAGCAGCAGCTCAGCAATGCCCAGCTGCATAGCCTGGCTGCCGTCCAGCAG GCCACAATTGCTGCCAGTCGGCAGGCTAGCTCGCCAAACAGCAGCAGCGCACCACAGCAGACCACCACCACCCAGGCCTCG ATCAATCTGGCCACCACGTCAGCCGCCCAGCTCATCAGCCGATCCCAGAGCGTGAGCTCTCCCAGTGCTACTACTTTGACCCAATCTGTGCTACTGGGGAACaccacctccccacctctcaaCCAGTCCCAGGCCCAGATGTATCTACGG CCACAGCTGGGAAACCTATTGCAGGTAAACCGGACCCTGGGCCGGAATGTGCCTCTAGCCTCCCAGCTCATCCTGATGCCTAACGGGGCGGTGGCTGCGGTCCAGCAGGAGGTGCCATCTGCTCCGTCTCCGGGAGTTCATGCAGATGCAGATCAG GTGCAGAATTTGGCAGTGAGGAACCAACAGGCCTCAGCCCAAGGACCCCAAATGCAAGGCTCTGCTCAGAAGGCCATTCCTCCTGGGGCCTCCCCTGTCTCTAGCCTCTCCCAGGCCTCTAGCCAGGCCCTAGCTGTGGCTCAGGCATCCTCTGGGGCCTCAGGCCAGTCCCTAAACCTCAGTCAAGCTGGTGGAGGCAGTGGAAGTAGCATCCCAGGGTCCATGGGTCCAGGTGGAGGTGGCCAGGCACCTGGGGGCTTGG CCCAGGCAGTGACTGTGAGTCAGGGAAGCCAGACGGAAGCAGAAAGCGCGGCGGCCAAGAAGGCAGAAGCAGATGGGGCTGGTCAGCAGAATGTGGGCATGAACTTGACACGGACAGCTACACCTGCTCCCAGCCAGACCCTTATTAGCTCAG CCACCTACACGCAGATCCAGCCGCATTCCCTgattcagcagcagcagcagatccACCTCCAGCAGAAGCAGGTGGTGATCCAGCAGCAAATCGCCATCCACCACCAGCAGCAGTTCCAGCACCGCCAGTCGCAGCTCCTCCACACCGCCACACACCTCCAGctggcccagcagcagcagcagcagcagccaccgCCACCTCCGCCACCGCCAGCCACCACTCTCACTGCCCCTCAGCCACCGCAGGTCCCACCCACGCAGCAGGTCCCGCCTTCCCAGTCCCAGCAGCAAGCCCAGACCCTGGTGGTTCAGCCCATGCTTCAGTCTTCATCCTTGTCCCTCCCGCCTGACCCAACCCCCAAGCCCCCCATCCCCATCCAGTCCAAGCTGCCCGTGGCACCTCTCAAGCCTCCTCAGTTAGGGGCCGCCAAGATGTCAGCTACCCAGCAACCACCGCCCCACATCCCCGTGCAGGTCGTGGGCACCCGGCAGCCAGGGTCTGCCCAGGCGCAGGCCCTGGGGTTGGCACAGCTGGCGGCTGCTGTACCTACTTCCCGGGGGGTGCCCGGCACAGGGCAGCCTGGTCAGGCCCATTTGGCCTCCTCGCCACCGTCGTCCCAGGCTCCTGGTGCACTGCAAGAGTGCCCTCCCGCCTTGGCATCTGGAATGACCCTCGCTCCCGTGCAGGGGACAGCGCATGTGGTAAAGGGCGGGGCTGCCGCCACCTCACCTGCAGTAGCCCCGGTACCTGCTGCCTTCTACATGCAGTCTGTGCACCTGCCG AGCAAACCCCAGACATTGGCTGTCAAACGGAAGGCAGAatctgaggaggagagagacgaTGTCTCCACACTGGGTTCAATGCTTCCTGCCAAGGCATCTCCagtagcagagagcccaaaggcCATGGAGGAGAAAAGCAGTCTTGGAG AGAAAGCTGAACCGGTGACCGGTGTGAATGCTAATACTCCAAGCAGTGACCTAGTAGCCTTGGCTCCTGCCCCATCAGCACCCCCTCCCACACTAGCCATGGTGTCCAGACAAATGGGTGACTCAAAACCCCCACAGGCCATCGTGAAGCCCCAGATTCTCACCCACATCATCGAAGGCTTCGTTATCCAGGAAGGAGCCGAGCCTTTCCCG GTGGGCTGTTCTCAGCTACTGAAAGAGTCTGAGAAGCCGCTGCAGACCAGCCTCCCGACAGGCCTGAATGAGAATCAGCCAGGTGGCCCCTTGGGAGGGGACAGCCCATCTGTTG AGCTAGATGAGAAGGCCAATCTCCTGAAGTGTGAGTACTGCGGGAAGTATGCGCCCGCAGAGCAGTTTCGCGGCTCCAAGAGGTTCTGCTCCATGACTTGCGCTAAGAG GTATAACGTGAGCTGTAGTCACCAGTTCCGgctgaagagaaaaaagatgaaagagttTCAAGAAGCCAACTATGCTCGTGTTCGTCGGCGTGGACCTCGCCGCAGCTCCTCTGACATCGCCCGTGCCAAGATCCAGGGCAAGCGCCACCGG GGTCAAGAGGACTCTAGCAGGGGTTCAGATAATTCTAGTTACGATGAAGCACTCTCTCCAACGTCTCCTGGGCCTTTATCTGTGAGAACTGGGCATGGAGAACGTGACCTGGGGAACCCCAATACAGCGCCGCCGACGCCGGAATTACATGGCATCAACCCAGTGTTCCTGTCCAGCAATCCTAGCCGTTGGAGCGTAGAAGAGGTGTATGAATTCATCGCTTCTCTACAAG GCTGCCAAGAGATTGCAGAGGAGTTTCGTTCCCAGGAGATTGATGGACAGGCCCTTTTATTACTTAAAGAGGAACATCTCATGAGTGCCATGAATATCAAGTTGGGCCCTGCCCTCAAGATCTGCGCCAAGATAAACGTCCTCAAGGAGACCTAA
- the PHC1 gene encoding polyhomeotic-like protein 1 isoform X1, producing MGLESERGLWEPWTSIMETESEQNSTSTNGSSSSGGSSRPQIAQMSLYERQAVQALQALQRQPNAAQYFHQFMLQQQLSNAQLHSLAAVQQATIAASRQASSPNSSSAPQQTTTTQASINLATTSAAQLISRSQSVSSPSATTLTQSVLLGNTTSPPLNQSQAQMYLRPQLGNLLQVNRTLGRNVPLASQLILMPNGAVAAVQQEVPSAPSPGVHADADQVQNLAVRNQQASAQGPQMQGSAQKAIPPGASPVSSLSQASSQALAVAQASSGASGQSLNLSQAGGGSGSSIPGSMGPGGGGQAPGGLGQLPSSGMGGGGTCPRKGTGVVQPLPTAQAVTVSQGSQTEAESAAAKKAEADGAGQQNVGMNLTRTATPAPSQTLISSATYTQIQPHSLIQQQQQIHLQQKQVVIQQQIAIHHQQQFQHRQSQLLHTATHLQLAQQQQQQQPPPPPPPPATTLTAPQPPQVPPTQQVPPSQSQQQAQTLVVQPMLQSSSLSLPPDPTPKPPIPIQSKLPVAPLKPPQLGAAKMSATQQPPPHIPVQVVGTRQPGSAQAQALGLAQLAAAVPTSRGVPGTGQPGQAHLASSPPSSQAPGALQECPPALASGMTLAPVQGTAHVVKGGAAATSPAVAPVPAAFYMQSVHLPSKPQTLAVKRKAESEEERDDVSTLGSMLPAKASPVAESPKAMEEKSSLGEKAEPVTGVNANTPSSDLVALAPAPSAPPPTLAMVSRQMGDSKPPQAIVKPQILTHIIEGFVIQEGAEPFPVGCSQLLKESEKPLQTSLPTGLNENQPGGPLGGDSPSVELDEKANLLKCEYCGKYAPAEQFRGSKRFCSMTCAKRYNVSCSHQFRLKRKKMKEFQEANYARVRRRGPRRSSSDIARAKIQGKRHRGQEDSSRGSDNSSYDEALSPTSPGPLSVRTGHGERDLGNPNTAPPTPELHGINPVFLSSNPSRWSVEEVYEFIASLQGCQEIAEEFRSQEIDGQALLLLKEEHLMSAMNIKLGPALKICAKINVLKET from the exons ATGG GTCTTGAGTCAGAGCGTGGGCTTTGGGAACCCTGGACCAGTATCATGGAGACGGAGAGCGAGCAGAACTCCACCTCCACCAATGGGAGCTCCAGCTCTGGGGGTAGCTCTCGGCCCCAGATAGCCCAGATGTCGCTGTATGAACGGCAAGCAGTGCAG GCTCTGCAGGCCCTGCAGCGGCAGCCCAATGCTGCTCAGTACTTCCACCAGTTCATGCTGCAGCAGCAGCTCAGCAATGCCCAGCTGCATAGCCTGGCTGCCGTCCAGCAG GCCACAATTGCTGCCAGTCGGCAGGCTAGCTCGCCAAACAGCAGCAGCGCACCACAGCAGACCACCACCACCCAGGCCTCG ATCAATCTGGCCACCACGTCAGCCGCCCAGCTCATCAGCCGATCCCAGAGCGTGAGCTCTCCCAGTGCTACTACTTTGACCCAATCTGTGCTACTGGGGAACaccacctccccacctctcaaCCAGTCCCAGGCCCAGATGTATCTACGG CCACAGCTGGGAAACCTATTGCAGGTAAACCGGACCCTGGGCCGGAATGTGCCTCTAGCCTCCCAGCTCATCCTGATGCCTAACGGGGCGGTGGCTGCGGTCCAGCAGGAGGTGCCATCTGCTCCGTCTCCGGGAGTTCATGCAGATGCAGATCAG GTGCAGAATTTGGCAGTGAGGAACCAACAGGCCTCAGCCCAAGGACCCCAAATGCAAGGCTCTGCTCAGAAGGCCATTCCTCCTGGGGCCTCCCCTGTCTCTAGCCTCTCCCAGGCCTCTAGCCAGGCCCTAGCTGTGGCTCAGGCATCCTCTGGGGCCTCAGGCCAGTCCCTAAACCTCAGTCAAGCTGGTGGAGGCAGTGGAAGTAGCATCCCAGGGTCCATGGGTCCAGGTGGAGGTGGCCAGGCACCTGGGGGCTTGGGTCAGTTGCCTTCCTCAGGAATGGGTGGTGGTGGGACCTGTCCCAGGAAGGGCACAGGAGTGGTGCAGCCCTTGCCTACAGCCCAGGCAGTGACTGTGAGTCAGGGAAGCCAGACGGAAGCAGAAAGCGCGGCGGCCAAGAAGGCAGAAGCAGATGGGGCTGGTCAGCAGAATGTGGGCATGAACTTGACACGGACAGCTACACCTGCTCCCAGCCAGACCCTTATTAGCTCAG CCACCTACACGCAGATCCAGCCGCATTCCCTgattcagcagcagcagcagatccACCTCCAGCAGAAGCAGGTGGTGATCCAGCAGCAAATCGCCATCCACCACCAGCAGCAGTTCCAGCACCGCCAGTCGCAGCTCCTCCACACCGCCACACACCTCCAGctggcccagcagcagcagcagcagcagccaccgCCACCTCCGCCACCGCCAGCCACCACTCTCACTGCCCCTCAGCCACCGCAGGTCCCACCCACGCAGCAGGTCCCGCCTTCCCAGTCCCAGCAGCAAGCCCAGACCCTGGTGGTTCAGCCCATGCTTCAGTCTTCATCCTTGTCCCTCCCGCCTGACCCAACCCCCAAGCCCCCCATCCCCATCCAGTCCAAGCTGCCCGTGGCACCTCTCAAGCCTCCTCAGTTAGGGGCCGCCAAGATGTCAGCTACCCAGCAACCACCGCCCCACATCCCCGTGCAGGTCGTGGGCACCCGGCAGCCAGGGTCTGCCCAGGCGCAGGCCCTGGGGTTGGCACAGCTGGCGGCTGCTGTACCTACTTCCCGGGGGGTGCCCGGCACAGGGCAGCCTGGTCAGGCCCATTTGGCCTCCTCGCCACCGTCGTCCCAGGCTCCTGGTGCACTGCAAGAGTGCCCTCCCGCCTTGGCATCTGGAATGACCCTCGCTCCCGTGCAGGGGACAGCGCATGTGGTAAAGGGCGGGGCTGCCGCCACCTCACCTGCAGTAGCCCCGGTACCTGCTGCCTTCTACATGCAGTCTGTGCACCTGCCG AGCAAACCCCAGACATTGGCTGTCAAACGGAAGGCAGAatctgaggaggagagagacgaTGTCTCCACACTGGGTTCAATGCTTCCTGCCAAGGCATCTCCagtagcagagagcccaaaggcCATGGAGGAGAAAAGCAGTCTTGGAG AGAAAGCTGAACCGGTGACCGGTGTGAATGCTAATACTCCAAGCAGTGACCTAGTAGCCTTGGCTCCTGCCCCATCAGCACCCCCTCCCACACTAGCCATGGTGTCCAGACAAATGGGTGACTCAAAACCCCCACAGGCCATCGTGAAGCCCCAGATTCTCACCCACATCATCGAAGGCTTCGTTATCCAGGAAGGAGCCGAGCCTTTCCCG GTGGGCTGTTCTCAGCTACTGAAAGAGTCTGAGAAGCCGCTGCAGACCAGCCTCCCGACAGGCCTGAATGAGAATCAGCCAGGTGGCCCCTTGGGAGGGGACAGCCCATCTGTTG AGCTAGATGAGAAGGCCAATCTCCTGAAGTGTGAGTACTGCGGGAAGTATGCGCCCGCAGAGCAGTTTCGCGGCTCCAAGAGGTTCTGCTCCATGACTTGCGCTAAGAG GTATAACGTGAGCTGTAGTCACCAGTTCCGgctgaagagaaaaaagatgaaagagttTCAAGAAGCCAACTATGCTCGTGTTCGTCGGCGTGGACCTCGCCGCAGCTCCTCTGACATCGCCCGTGCCAAGATCCAGGGCAAGCGCCACCGG GGTCAAGAGGACTCTAGCAGGGGTTCAGATAATTCTAGTTACGATGAAGCACTCTCTCCAACGTCTCCTGGGCCTTTATCTGTGAGAACTGGGCATGGAGAACGTGACCTGGGGAACCCCAATACAGCGCCGCCGACGCCGGAATTACATGGCATCAACCCAGTGTTCCTGTCCAGCAATCCTAGCCGTTGGAGCGTAGAAGAGGTGTATGAATTCATCGCTTCTCTACAAG GCTGCCAAGAGATTGCAGAGGAGTTTCGTTCCCAGGAGATTGATGGACAGGCCCTTTTATTACTTAAAGAGGAACATCTCATGAGTGCCATGAATATCAAGTTGGGCCCTGCCCTCAAGATCTGCGCCAAGATAAACGTCCTCAAGGAGACCTAA
- the PHC1 gene encoding polyhomeotic-like protein 1 isoform X2, with the protein MGLESERGLWEPWTSIMETESEQNSTSTNGSSSSGGSSRPQIAQMSLYERQAVQALQALQRQPNAAQYFHQFMLQQQLSNAQLHSLAAVQQATIAASRQASSPNSSSAPQQTTTTQASINLATTSAAQLISRSQSVSSPSATTLTQSVLLGNTTSPPLNQSQAQMYLRVNRTLGRNVPLASQLILMPNGAVAAVQQEVPSAPSPGVHADADQVQNLAVRNQQASAQGPQMQGSAQKAIPPGASPVSSLSQASSQALAVAQASSGASGQSLNLSQAGGGSGSSIPGSMGPGGGGQAPGGLGQLPSSGMGGGGTCPRKGTGVVQPLPTAQAVTVSQGSQTEAESAAAKKAEADGAGQQNVGMNLTRTATPAPSQTLISSATYTQIQPHSLIQQQQQIHLQQKQVVIQQQIAIHHQQQFQHRQSQLLHTATHLQLAQQQQQQQPPPPPPPPATTLTAPQPPQVPPTQQVPPSQSQQQAQTLVVQPMLQSSSLSLPPDPTPKPPIPIQSKLPVAPLKPPQLGAAKMSATQQPPPHIPVQVVGTRQPGSAQAQALGLAQLAAAVPTSRGVPGTGQPGQAHLASSPPSSQAPGALQECPPALASGMTLAPVQGTAHVVKGGAAATSPAVAPVPAAFYMQSVHLPSKPQTLAVKRKAESEEERDDVSTLGSMLPAKASPVAESPKAMEEKSSLGEKAEPVTGVNANTPSSDLVALAPAPSAPPPTLAMVSRQMGDSKPPQAIVKPQILTHIIEGFVIQEGAEPFPVGCSQLLKESEKPLQTSLPTGLNENQPGGPLGGDSPSVELDEKANLLKCEYCGKYAPAEQFRGSKRFCSMTCAKRYNVSCSHQFRLKRKKMKEFQEANYARVRRRGPRRSSSDIARAKIQGKRHRGQEDSSRGSDNSSYDEALSPTSPGPLSVRTGHGERDLGNPNTAPPTPELHGINPVFLSSNPSRWSVEEVYEFIASLQGCQEIAEEFRSQEIDGQALLLLKEEHLMSAMNIKLGPALKICAKINVLKET; encoded by the exons ATGG GTCTTGAGTCAGAGCGTGGGCTTTGGGAACCCTGGACCAGTATCATGGAGACGGAGAGCGAGCAGAACTCCACCTCCACCAATGGGAGCTCCAGCTCTGGGGGTAGCTCTCGGCCCCAGATAGCCCAGATGTCGCTGTATGAACGGCAAGCAGTGCAG GCTCTGCAGGCCCTGCAGCGGCAGCCCAATGCTGCTCAGTACTTCCACCAGTTCATGCTGCAGCAGCAGCTCAGCAATGCCCAGCTGCATAGCCTGGCTGCCGTCCAGCAG GCCACAATTGCTGCCAGTCGGCAGGCTAGCTCGCCAAACAGCAGCAGCGCACCACAGCAGACCACCACCACCCAGGCCTCG ATCAATCTGGCCACCACGTCAGCCGCCCAGCTCATCAGCCGATCCCAGAGCGTGAGCTCTCCCAGTGCTACTACTTTGACCCAATCTGTGCTACTGGGGAACaccacctccccacctctcaaCCAGTCCCAGGCCCAGATGTATCTACGG GTAAACCGGACCCTGGGCCGGAATGTGCCTCTAGCCTCCCAGCTCATCCTGATGCCTAACGGGGCGGTGGCTGCGGTCCAGCAGGAGGTGCCATCTGCTCCGTCTCCGGGAGTTCATGCAGATGCAGATCAG GTGCAGAATTTGGCAGTGAGGAACCAACAGGCCTCAGCCCAAGGACCCCAAATGCAAGGCTCTGCTCAGAAGGCCATTCCTCCTGGGGCCTCCCCTGTCTCTAGCCTCTCCCAGGCCTCTAGCCAGGCCCTAGCTGTGGCTCAGGCATCCTCTGGGGCCTCAGGCCAGTCCCTAAACCTCAGTCAAGCTGGTGGAGGCAGTGGAAGTAGCATCCCAGGGTCCATGGGTCCAGGTGGAGGTGGCCAGGCACCTGGGGGCTTGGGTCAGTTGCCTTCCTCAGGAATGGGTGGTGGTGGGACCTGTCCCAGGAAGGGCACAGGAGTGGTGCAGCCCTTGCCTACAGCCCAGGCAGTGACTGTGAGTCAGGGAAGCCAGACGGAAGCAGAAAGCGCGGCGGCCAAGAAGGCAGAAGCAGATGGGGCTGGTCAGCAGAATGTGGGCATGAACTTGACACGGACAGCTACACCTGCTCCCAGCCAGACCCTTATTAGCTCAG CCACCTACACGCAGATCCAGCCGCATTCCCTgattcagcagcagcagcagatccACCTCCAGCAGAAGCAGGTGGTGATCCAGCAGCAAATCGCCATCCACCACCAGCAGCAGTTCCAGCACCGCCAGTCGCAGCTCCTCCACACCGCCACACACCTCCAGctggcccagcagcagcagcagcagcagccaccgCCACCTCCGCCACCGCCAGCCACCACTCTCACTGCCCCTCAGCCACCGCAGGTCCCACCCACGCAGCAGGTCCCGCCTTCCCAGTCCCAGCAGCAAGCCCAGACCCTGGTGGTTCAGCCCATGCTTCAGTCTTCATCCTTGTCCCTCCCGCCTGACCCAACCCCCAAGCCCCCCATCCCCATCCAGTCCAAGCTGCCCGTGGCACCTCTCAAGCCTCCTCAGTTAGGGGCCGCCAAGATGTCAGCTACCCAGCAACCACCGCCCCACATCCCCGTGCAGGTCGTGGGCACCCGGCAGCCAGGGTCTGCCCAGGCGCAGGCCCTGGGGTTGGCACAGCTGGCGGCTGCTGTACCTACTTCCCGGGGGGTGCCCGGCACAGGGCAGCCTGGTCAGGCCCATTTGGCCTCCTCGCCACCGTCGTCCCAGGCTCCTGGTGCACTGCAAGAGTGCCCTCCCGCCTTGGCATCTGGAATGACCCTCGCTCCCGTGCAGGGGACAGCGCATGTGGTAAAGGGCGGGGCTGCCGCCACCTCACCTGCAGTAGCCCCGGTACCTGCTGCCTTCTACATGCAGTCTGTGCACCTGCCG AGCAAACCCCAGACATTGGCTGTCAAACGGAAGGCAGAatctgaggaggagagagacgaTGTCTCCACACTGGGTTCAATGCTTCCTGCCAAGGCATCTCCagtagcagagagcccaaaggcCATGGAGGAGAAAAGCAGTCTTGGAG AGAAAGCTGAACCGGTGACCGGTGTGAATGCTAATACTCCAAGCAGTGACCTAGTAGCCTTGGCTCCTGCCCCATCAGCACCCCCTCCCACACTAGCCATGGTGTCCAGACAAATGGGTGACTCAAAACCCCCACAGGCCATCGTGAAGCCCCAGATTCTCACCCACATCATCGAAGGCTTCGTTATCCAGGAAGGAGCCGAGCCTTTCCCG GTGGGCTGTTCTCAGCTACTGAAAGAGTCTGAGAAGCCGCTGCAGACCAGCCTCCCGACAGGCCTGAATGAGAATCAGCCAGGTGGCCCCTTGGGAGGGGACAGCCCATCTGTTG AGCTAGATGAGAAGGCCAATCTCCTGAAGTGTGAGTACTGCGGGAAGTATGCGCCCGCAGAGCAGTTTCGCGGCTCCAAGAGGTTCTGCTCCATGACTTGCGCTAAGAG GTATAACGTGAGCTGTAGTCACCAGTTCCGgctgaagagaaaaaagatgaaagagttTCAAGAAGCCAACTATGCTCGTGTTCGTCGGCGTGGACCTCGCCGCAGCTCCTCTGACATCGCCCGTGCCAAGATCCAGGGCAAGCGCCACCGG GGTCAAGAGGACTCTAGCAGGGGTTCAGATAATTCTAGTTACGATGAAGCACTCTCTCCAACGTCTCCTGGGCCTTTATCTGTGAGAACTGGGCATGGAGAACGTGACCTGGGGAACCCCAATACAGCGCCGCCGACGCCGGAATTACATGGCATCAACCCAGTGTTCCTGTCCAGCAATCCTAGCCGTTGGAGCGTAGAAGAGGTGTATGAATTCATCGCTTCTCTACAAG GCTGCCAAGAGATTGCAGAGGAGTTTCGTTCCCAGGAGATTGATGGACAGGCCCTTTTATTACTTAAAGAGGAACATCTCATGAGTGCCATGAATATCAAGTTGGGCCCTGCCCTCAAGATCTGCGCCAAGATAAACGTCCTCAAGGAGACCTAA